A DNA window from Luteolibacter luteus contains the following coding sequences:
- a CDS encoding Rne/Rng family ribonuclease: MIQKIKRFLGIGKPNPKEGNTVIVNVERLERRVALLDNGVLEEYTVEREGEQNIVGGIFKGRVKNIEPGLKAMFVDIGLDKNAFLHFWDAIPAALDAGLEEIERASSSKKKQQQKITSKDIPSIYPIGSEIMIQVSKGPIGTKGPRVTTNISLAGRYLVLMPFTEQFGISRKIEDPKERQRLRKIMQKLSVPEGMGIIMRTVAHGTRARHFVRDLAMLMEQWRSVEDKRDSGPAPLCVFQEPGLIERTARDFLTDEVDQVLCDDAQTTEFIREIAGKVSRRAKRRIHHLPTTQPIFEAVGIQKQIDEAFSRQVWLPCGGYIVIDETEALISVDVNTGRNRGSKDVDKMILETNVEAAQEVARQLRLRNIGGLVVVDFIDMRHRKDQQTVYKAMKDRLKKDKAKTQVLQISSIGLMEMTRQRLNESLRDTMFEPCPYCQGRGRVKTPMTMSVEIQRRIVTVIHKHRDQAGDLVVVVNPDVLNRFKTEDGKHLVELERQHSGRLIFRSDPSLHRERFVIVDAATEKTIDQA, from the coding sequence ATGATTCAGAAAATCAAACGCTTCCTTGGAATCGGGAAACCGAATCCGAAGGAAGGCAACACCGTCATCGTCAACGTCGAACGGCTTGAACGCCGCGTCGCCCTCCTCGATAACGGGGTTCTCGAAGAATATACCGTCGAGCGCGAAGGCGAACAAAACATCGTCGGCGGGATCTTCAAGGGCCGCGTAAAGAACATCGAGCCGGGCCTCAAGGCCATGTTCGTCGACATCGGCCTCGACAAAAACGCTTTCCTCCATTTCTGGGATGCCATTCCAGCTGCCCTTGACGCCGGTCTCGAAGAGATCGAGCGCGCGAGCAGCAGCAAGAAGAAGCAGCAGCAGAAGATCACCTCGAAGGACATCCCCAGCATCTATCCGATCGGATCGGAAATCATGATCCAGGTGTCGAAGGGCCCCATCGGCACGAAGGGTCCCCGCGTCACGACCAATATCTCCTTGGCCGGCCGCTACCTGGTGCTGATGCCCTTCACCGAGCAGTTCGGTATCTCCCGCAAGATCGAGGATCCGAAGGAGCGCCAGCGCCTGCGCAAGATCATGCAGAAGCTGAGCGTGCCCGAAGGCATGGGCATCATCATGCGCACCGTGGCCCACGGCACCCGCGCCCGTCACTTCGTGCGGGACCTCGCGATGCTGATGGAGCAGTGGCGTTCCGTGGAAGACAAGCGTGACTCCGGTCCTGCTCCGCTCTGCGTCTTCCAGGAGCCCGGCCTGATCGAGCGTACCGCCCGCGATTTCCTGACCGATGAAGTTGATCAGGTGCTTTGCGACGACGCCCAGACCACCGAGTTCATCCGCGAGATTGCCGGAAAGGTTTCCCGCCGCGCCAAGCGCCGCATCCATCACCTGCCGACCACGCAGCCGATCTTCGAAGCCGTGGGGATCCAGAAGCAGATCGATGAGGCTTTCTCGCGCCAGGTGTGGCTGCCTTGCGGCGGTTACATCGTGATCGACGAAACCGAAGCGCTGATCTCTGTCGACGTGAATACGGGCCGCAACCGCGGCTCCAAGGACGTGGACAAGATGATTCTCGAAACCAACGTCGAGGCGGCCCAGGAAGTCGCCCGCCAGCTGCGCCTGCGCAACATCGGCGGCCTGGTCGTGGTGGACTTCATCGACATGCGTCATCGCAAGGACCAGCAGACGGTCTACAAGGCGATGAAAGACCGCCTGAAGAAGGACAAGGCGAAGACGCAGGTCCTGCAGATTTCCTCCATCGGCCTGATGGAAATGACGCGCCAGCGTCTCAACGAGTCCCTGCGCGATACCATGTTCGAGCCCTGTCCTTACTGTCAGGGACGTGGCCGCGTGAAGACACCGATGACGATGAGCGTGGAGATCCAGCGCCGCATCGTAACCGTCATTCACAAGCACCGCGACCAGGCCGGCGACCTCGTGGTCGTGGTCAATCCGGACGTGCTCAACCGCTTCAAGACCGAGGACGGAAAGCACCTCGTCGAACTGGAACGCCAGCACTCCGGCCGCCTCATCTTCCGCTCCGATCCATCGCTTCACCGCGAGCGCTTCGTCATCGTCGATGCCGCCACGGAGAAGACGATCGACCAAGCTTGA
- a CDS encoding penicillin-binding transpeptidase domain-containing protein produces MEPRYRLRVYLLTALVLLGFGALLSRLYEFQIKKREFYKQQVPGNRQIKIREPGIRGAIKDRNGVELARNRRTYEVSFNLQEIHEAYRLQRDKDPTVDVETTEKGMPRAKTESDILKIVKERIIPPLQDLGLAKDFNSEGLVTHYKTHGGLVPYTYTTDIDYDQFARFAEHSLELPGVYLNVRPKREYPYKALACHMLGYLRPWAKGDIPEDARRQFGYQYVGDDKGVAGLEFTMDDALRGVTPANPNGAEGWKVIVKNEKGKIVGEKPIDAKDPGLGADVTLTIDAEIQYLLSNVLRRAGSASGVVMDPRTGEILAMASVPDYDPNDFIDGITQAKSDAYYKAKVQPLIDRTISPFVPGSTFKIPTALVGATKGLASKTYNCSGYVSYGSQKVGCWIAQKGGSHGSLPLPKAIQVSCNPYFMQLAGSITGEGMADGFRMLGLGEKTGIPLPNEHPGLVTGSREWKRLRPNARLTPIDVGFLGIGQGNALATPLQLCAVTACVANGGKYYHPRLVKRVVASDGSVVVDDVPRLKVDLMKEGMKPADLELLKKGMWMAVNERGGTAGRVKVANAGIEVAAKTGTAQVNKVLDLHNAWTIAFAPFDNPRYAVCMLVENGKGGGAVAGPLVNLLLSGIFAKEEGMRLPIHPLDPVVGNTDPIKEIALPENILAAIDVTEDDGETGNEASEALEATGTKPEDPQLIQPTITPKPTIKPEADAEGTLTPRGQKPPKKNR; encoded by the coding sequence ATGGAACCACGCTACCGACTTCGCGTTTATCTTCTGACCGCCTTGGTGTTGCTCGGGTTCGGGGCCTTGTTGTCCCGTCTCTACGAGTTCCAGATCAAGAAGCGGGAGTTCTACAAGCAGCAGGTCCCGGGGAACCGGCAGATCAAGATCCGCGAGCCCGGAATCCGCGGTGCGATCAAGGATCGCAATGGCGTGGAGCTGGCGCGGAACCGCCGCACTTACGAAGTGTCCTTCAATCTGCAGGAGATCCACGAAGCCTATCGCCTCCAGCGCGACAAGGATCCGACGGTGGATGTCGAGACCACCGAGAAAGGGATGCCGCGCGCCAAGACGGAGTCGGACATCCTCAAGATCGTGAAGGAGCGGATCATTCCCCCGCTCCAGGATCTCGGCCTCGCCAAGGACTTCAATTCGGAAGGTCTGGTGACCCACTACAAGACCCACGGCGGTCTGGTCCCCTACACTTACACCACGGACATCGACTACGATCAGTTCGCGCGCTTTGCGGAGCACTCGCTCGAGCTGCCGGGCGTGTATCTGAATGTCCGGCCGAAGCGCGAGTATCCCTACAAGGCGCTGGCCTGCCACATGCTCGGCTACCTCAGGCCATGGGCCAAGGGTGATATCCCGGAGGATGCGCGGCGCCAGTTCGGCTACCAGTATGTCGGCGACGACAAGGGCGTGGCCGGTCTGGAGTTCACGATGGACGACGCCCTGCGCGGCGTGACACCAGCCAACCCGAACGGGGCTGAAGGCTGGAAGGTCATCGTAAAGAATGAGAAGGGCAAGATCGTCGGCGAAAAGCCGATCGACGCCAAGGATCCGGGCCTCGGAGCCGATGTTACCCTGACCATCGATGCGGAGATCCAGTATCTCCTTTCAAATGTCCTGCGTCGCGCAGGCAGTGCCTCCGGCGTGGTGATGGATCCGCGCACCGGCGAGATCCTGGCAATGGCCTCCGTGCCGGATTACGATCCGAACGACTTCATCGATGGCATCACGCAGGCGAAGAGCGATGCCTACTACAAGGCGAAGGTTCAGCCGCTGATCGACCGCACCATTAGCCCCTTCGTCCCCGGTTCCACCTTCAAGATCCCGACCGCCCTCGTGGGCGCTACGAAAGGCCTGGCCTCAAAGACCTACAACTGTAGCGGCTACGTCTCCTATGGCTCGCAGAAGGTCGGCTGCTGGATCGCCCAGAAGGGTGGCAGCCACGGGTCGCTGCCCTTGCCGAAGGCAATCCAGGTTTCTTGCAATCCCTACTTCATGCAGCTGGCCGGATCGATCACCGGCGAAGGCATGGCGGATGGTTTCCGCATGCTGGGTCTGGGTGAAAAGACCGGCATTCCCCTGCCCAATGAGCATCCGGGCCTGGTCACCGGTAGCCGTGAGTGGAAACGCCTGCGACCGAATGCCCGCCTGACTCCGATCGATGTCGGTTTCCTCGGCATCGGCCAAGGCAATGCACTGGCGACACCCCTGCAGCTCTGCGCGGTCACGGCCTGTGTGGCGAATGGCGGGAAATACTATCACCCCCGTCTCGTGAAGCGCGTGGTCGCCAGCGATGGCAGCGTGGTGGTCGACGATGTGCCTCGCCTGAAGGTGGACCTGATGAAGGAAGGCATGAAGCCCGCAGACCTGGAGCTGCTGAAGAAAGGCATGTGGATGGCCGTCAATGAAAGGGGCGGCACCGCAGGCCGTGTGAAAGTCGCCAATGCAGGCATCGAAGTCGCTGCCAAGACCGGCACGGCCCAGGTGAACAAGGTGCTGGACCTCCACAACGCATGGACCATCGCCTTCGCCCCCTTTGACAATCCCCGCTATGCGGTCTGCATGCTGGTGGAAAACGGCAAGGGCGGCGGTGCTGTCGCCGGTCCTCTCGTCAATCTCCTGCTCAGCGGCATCTTCGCGAAGGAGGAAGGCATGCGCCTGCCGATCCACCCGCTCGATCCCGTCGTCGGCAATACCGATCCCATCAAGGAGATCGCCCTGCCGGAGAACATCCTAGCCGCGATCGACGTCACCGAAGACGACGGTGAGACCGGAAATGAAGCCTCCGAAGCACTGGAAGCCACCGGCACCAAGCCGGAAGATCCTCAATTGATTCAACCCACCATCACCCCAAAACCAACCATCAAACCGGAAGCCGATGCGGAAGGAACTCTGACCCCGAGGGGTCAGAAGCCTCCGAAGAAAAATCGCTAA
- a CDS encoding rod shape-determining protein MreD — MIRYSFSLLILVLLALIAQQFIPVLTGLYNSRLLLVTLVFLCASVTVRPPVMLILAFICGFLWDAQNALGPAGGDPEVYKYPAESLRFGYSIVLYGAIGYLMQGIQPLFREGKWQFSTFLVGVSIFVYLISEYLIINFVRGDFQFSRATLLQITFTSILTMLFSPVVFWAQFQIAERFGHEIRFEGLKKKKRRRVIA; from the coding sequence GTGATCCGATATTCGTTCAGCCTGTTGATCCTCGTCCTGCTCGCGCTCATCGCGCAGCAGTTCATTCCCGTGCTGACCGGCTTGTACAATTCGCGGTTGCTCTTGGTCACACTGGTCTTCCTCTGCGCCTCCGTGACGGTACGGCCGCCGGTGATGCTGATCCTGGCCTTCATCTGTGGCTTCCTGTGGGATGCGCAGAATGCCCTGGGTCCCGCGGGCGGTGATCCGGAGGTTTACAAGTATCCGGCGGAGTCGTTGCGCTTCGGTTACTCGATCGTGCTCTACGGCGCCATCGGCTACCTCATGCAGGGCATCCAGCCTCTCTTCCGCGAGGGCAAGTGGCAGTTCTCCACCTTCCTCGTCGGGGTCTCGATCTTCGTCTATCTGATTTCGGAATATCTCATCATCAACTTCGTCCGCGGCGACTTCCAGTTTTCCCGCGCCACCTTGCTGCAGATTACCTTCACTTCGATCCTCACCATGCTGTTTTCTCCCGTGGTCTTCTGGGCACAGTTCCAGATCGCGGAGCGGTTCGGCCATGAGATCCGGTTTGAAGGACTGAAGAAGAAGAAGCGCCGCCGCGTCATTGCCTGA
- the mreC gene encoding rod shape-determining protein MreC, with protein MRPLNLIAFLLFLGGAVWALTQSERSVREIQRTYYAWLSPFLTTGSNLETKARAFLEEADHSEKLEAELETIRTEHARLRQVEAHSLELEAENARLRRALDFQKRIDFKATAARVIRRQPTTWWQTVDIDRGSKSTGDPVSIHQPVVADGGLVGKVDRVGDFISSVILLTDEACKVSVQIEGTPEVGILSGQRGQYEAEPLLRLRFLSTKARISPGTRVFTTGLGGLFPPNLLVGKVESVIPGPLDTEALVRPSVDFTDLSTVFLLPSP; from the coding sequence ATGAGGCCGCTCAATCTCATCGCATTCCTGCTGTTTCTGGGTGGTGCCGTCTGGGCACTCACCCAGAGCGAGCGTTCCGTACGCGAGATCCAGCGGACCTACTATGCGTGGCTGAGTCCCTTCCTCACGACCGGCTCGAATCTCGAAACGAAGGCTCGCGCCTTCCTCGAAGAAGCTGACCACTCGGAGAAGCTGGAAGCCGAATTGGAAACCATCCGCACCGAGCACGCCCGCCTGCGTCAGGTAGAGGCCCATTCGCTGGAGTTGGAGGCGGAGAATGCACGCCTGCGCCGTGCGTTGGATTTCCAGAAGCGCATCGATTTCAAGGCCACCGCGGCCCGCGTGATCCGCCGCCAGCCCACCACCTGGTGGCAGACGGTGGATATCGACCGCGGCTCGAAGTCCACCGGGGATCCGGTGAGCATCCATCAACCGGTGGTCGCCGATGGCGGATTGGTCGGAAAGGTGGATCGCGTGGGAGACTTCATCTCCTCCGTGATCCTGCTGACCGATGAAGCCTGCAAGGTTTCCGTTCAAATCGAGGGCACCCCGGAAGTGGGCATCCTCAGTGGCCAGCGCGGCCAGTATGAAGCCGAGCCGCTCCTGCGGCTGCGTTTCCTTTCCACCAAGGCCCGGATCAGTCCGGGCACACGTGTCTTTACCACCGGACTGGGCGGGCTTTTCCCGCCAAACCTCCTGGTGGGCAAAGTCGAGTCGGTCATCCCTGGCCCGCTCGACACCGAAGCTTTGGTCCGACCCTCGGTCGATTTCACGGATCTAAGCACGGTGTTCCTCCTTCCGTCGCCATGA
- a CDS encoding rod shape-determining protein, with protein sequence MFARLFGSWFSNDIGIDLGTANTLVNVKDQGIVLREPSVVAVKAGTNEVLAVGDDAKRMLGRTPGNIVAIRPLKDGVIADFEVTEAMLRHFIRKANNNRRRNNPRVVIAVPSGITEVERRAVSESAEQAGAREVHIVEEPMAAAIGVGLPVMDASGNMIVDIGGGTTEVALISLGGIVFARSVRTAGDELDESIVSYMKRAYNLMIGERTAEDIKIRLGSAAPLPKEITMDVKGRDLVAGLPKTITITSQEIRDAMADPLTTIVDAVRTTLERCPPELAADLVDRGIVLAGGGALLRGLDRLLREETGLPVHVAEDPLSAVAEGTGKMLQEIEVLKRVTTSSHY encoded by the coding sequence ATGTTTGCTCGATTATTCGGCAGCTGGTTTTCCAACGACATCGGCATCGATCTCGGCACCGCCAACACCCTCGTCAACGTCAAGGATCAAGGCATCGTCCTCCGCGAACCCTCGGTGGTCGCGGTCAAGGCCGGGACCAATGAAGTTCTGGCCGTGGGCGACGACGCAAAGCGCATGCTCGGCCGTACTCCCGGCAACATCGTTGCCATCCGCCCGCTGAAGGACGGCGTGATCGCCGACTTCGAAGTGACCGAGGCGATGCTCCGCCACTTCATCCGCAAGGCGAACAACAACCGCCGGCGGAACAACCCGCGCGTGGTCATCGCCGTGCCTTCCGGCATCACCGAGGTGGAACGCCGCGCGGTGAGCGAGTCCGCGGAACAAGCCGGCGCCCGTGAAGTCCACATCGTGGAAGAGCCGATGGCCGCCGCGATCGGCGTGGGCCTGCCGGTGATGGATGCTTCCGGTAACATGATCGTGGACATCGGCGGTGGCACCACCGAGGTGGCGCTGATCTCCCTGGGCGGCATCGTTTTTGCACGCTCCGTGCGGACTGCAGGCGACGAGTTGGATGAGTCCATCGTCTCCTACATGAAGCGTGCGTATAACCTGATGATCGGGGAACGCACTGCGGAAGATATCAAGATCCGCCTGGGCTCCGCGGCACCGCTGCCAAAGGAGATCACCATGGATGTGAAGGGCCGTGACCTGGTGGCCGGCCTGCCGAAAACCATCACCATCACTTCTCAGGAAATCCGCGATGCCATGGCTGACCCGCTCACCACGATCGTGGACGCGGTGCGCACGACCTTGGAGCGCTGCCCTCCGGAACTCGCCGCGGACCTTGTCGATCGCGGCATCGTGCTGGCAGGCGGCGGGGCCTTGCTCCGCGGGCTCGACCGCCTTCTCCGGGAGGAAACGGGCCTGCCGGTCCATGTCGCGGAGGATCCCCTCAGCGCCGTGGCGGAAGGCACGGGCAAGATGCTACAGGAGATCGAGGTGCTGAAGCGGGTGACCACTTCTTCCCACTACTGA
- a CDS encoding ParA family protein — MKVVAVANQKGGVGKTTTAMNLSAALAIRGQRVLLIDLDPQANTTSGLGLDVDGEATVYPALLGQANVRDKIMASGRENLSVIPSHMDLAGVEIELARGDDHLVRLRTHLQGLKPNDLFDYCLLDTPPSLGVLMTSALAAADEILIPLQCEWFGLEGLAKIVHVIDQIRESGANPDLTLEGIVMTMFDGRTNLAKQVVDEVGNYFPDQLYRTVIPRTIRIGEAPSHAKTIFEHDPEGIGARAYYGLADEFLTRHAAVGPVLASN, encoded by the coding sequence ATGAAAGTTGTCGCTGTTGCCAATCAAAAAGGAGGCGTGGGGAAAACCACCACGGCGATGAATCTTTCCGCCGCGCTCGCCATTCGCGGACAACGCGTGCTTCTCATCGATCTCGATCCGCAGGCCAATACCACCAGCGGCCTCGGCCTGGATGTGGATGGTGAAGCGACGGTCTATCCTGCACTGCTGGGTCAGGCAAACGTGCGCGACAAGATCATGGCTTCGGGCCGGGAGAACCTTTCGGTGATCCCTTCCCACATGGATCTGGCCGGCGTGGAAATCGAACTCGCGCGCGGTGACGACCACCTCGTCCGCCTGCGCACGCACCTACAAGGCCTGAAGCCGAACGATCTCTTTGATTACTGCCTGCTGGACACCCCGCCCTCGCTCGGCGTGCTGATGACTTCCGCGCTGGCCGCAGCCGATGAGATCCTGATCCCGCTCCAGTGCGAGTGGTTCGGTCTGGAAGGTCTGGCGAAGATCGTTCACGTGATCGATCAGATCCGCGAGTCCGGCGCAAACCCGGATCTCACCTTGGAAGGGATCGTCATGACGATGTTCGACGGCCGCACGAACCTGGCGAAACAGGTGGTGGACGAAGTGGGCAATTACTTCCCCGATCAGCTCTACCGCACGGTGATTCCGCGGACCATCCGCATCGGCGAGGCGCCGAGCCACGCGAAGACGATTTTCGAGCATGATCCGGAGGGAATCGGTGCCCGTGCCTACTACGGTCTGGCGGACGAGTTCCTGACCCGCCACGCGGCGGTGGGCCCGGTCTTGGCGTCGAATTGA
- a CDS encoding endo-1,4-beta-xylanase — protein MRRLAFSILCLFGCLPVLADPAFPPGGTPLNDGSPLKSWVDPAVGISSPVEEGVQQLKITKADEAKPFLAQISSSIPLSDLAPGDFVLAIIKARSTAGAPGKIEAKIQLAEAPYTSAADSIAFEPGTAWQEYPITFRITQPVGKGGASLALLCAAKTQAIEIASVRTQKYPAGTDTSEFPRIRRTYAGREPDASWRKVALDRIEKQRKADLSLTILASDGKPLANTKIHLKLRRHEFGFGSAVTAELLTADTEDGRRYREIVDRYFSRVVFENDLKDFGWEANASGKAEHLKRLDQAMTWLEQRHISIRGHYLMQVATPSNLAQVTDPDAIRKHFIDTATERLAFANKRVCEWDVINHPVAWSGADLLSQRPGLAKLDREIYHLAEKHSDLPFYVNEDKIFGPGHEPEGTFAYIQQLKQDGFRVDGLGNQAHVDDSYLPSPEQVFAVTERFATLVPHQVITEFDIVTMNDDELAADYTRDLLIACFSHPAYTGFLWWGFWEGRHWKPGAASYRKDWTATTRGKVIEQWLGHEWTTNLTLVTDDVGKVSWRGFPGVYEFVKLDSGSTVSFSVTKLNPTLELKIGNGDMVE, from the coding sequence ATGCGACGCCTCGCTTTCTCCATCCTTTGTCTCTTTGGTTGCCTCCCGGTCCTCGCGGATCCCGCTTTCCCGCCCGGCGGAACTCCGCTGAATGACGGCTCGCCCCTCAAATCCTGGGTCGATCCCGCCGTGGGCATTTCATCTCCTGTCGAAGAAGGGGTCCAGCAACTCAAGATCACCAAGGCCGACGAAGCCAAGCCCTTCCTCGCTCAGATCTCATCGAGTATCCCCTTATCCGATCTCGCTCCGGGAGACTTCGTCCTCGCCATCATCAAGGCCCGCTCGACCGCCGGAGCTCCCGGTAAAATCGAAGCGAAGATCCAGCTCGCGGAAGCCCCTTATACTTCCGCCGCTGATTCCATCGCCTTCGAACCCGGCACCGCTTGGCAAGAATACCCGATCACCTTCCGAATCACCCAGCCAGTCGGGAAGGGCGGTGCTTCGCTAGCCCTCCTCTGCGCTGCAAAGACACAGGCCATCGAGATCGCGTCGGTCCGTACCCAAAAGTATCCCGCGGGCACCGATACCTCCGAGTTCCCGCGCATCCGCCGCACCTACGCCGGTCGCGAGCCCGATGCCTCATGGCGGAAGGTCGCGCTCGACCGCATCGAGAAGCAACGCAAGGCCGACTTATCGCTCACGATCCTCGCCAGCGATGGCAAGCCGCTCGCGAATACCAAGATCCACCTCAAGCTCCGCCGCCATGAGTTCGGCTTCGGCTCCGCTGTCACCGCGGAGCTTCTAACAGCGGACACGGAAGACGGCCGCCGCTACCGGGAAATTGTCGACCGCTACTTCAGCCGCGTCGTTTTCGAAAACGACCTGAAGGACTTCGGGTGGGAAGCGAACGCCAGCGGCAAGGCGGAGCACCTCAAGCGTCTCGATCAAGCAATGACCTGGCTTGAGCAGCGCCATATCTCCATCCGTGGCCACTATCTCATGCAGGTCGCCACACCTTCGAATCTTGCCCAAGTCACCGACCCCGATGCGATCCGCAAGCACTTCATCGATACAGCGACAGAGCGCCTCGCCTTCGCGAACAAGCGCGTCTGCGAATGGGACGTCATCAATCACCCTGTCGCCTGGAGCGGTGCCGATCTCCTTAGCCAGCGGCCTGGCCTCGCCAAGCTCGACCGTGAAATCTATCACCTCGCCGAAAAGCACAGCGACCTGCCTTTCTACGTAAACGAGGATAAGATCTTCGGGCCCGGGCACGAGCCGGAGGGCACGTTTGCCTACATCCAACAGCTCAAACAAGACGGCTTCCGCGTGGACGGCCTCGGCAACCAGGCGCATGTCGATGACAGCTATCTGCCCTCGCCGGAGCAGGTCTTCGCCGTCACTGAACGCTTTGCGACCCTTGTCCCGCACCAAGTCATCACCGAGTTTGACATCGTGACCATGAATGACGACGAGCTCGCTGCCGATTATACAAGGGATCTCCTTATTGCCTGTTTCAGTCACCCGGCCTATACCGGATTCTTATGGTGGGGTTTCTGGGAAGGTCGCCACTGGAAACCCGGGGCCGCATCATATCGCAAGGATTGGACGGCAACTACCCGCGGAAAAGTTATAGAGCAATGGCTCGGTCACGAATGGACAACTAACCTTACCCTCGTCACCGATGATGTCGGCAAGGTATCTTGGCGCGGATTTCCGGGTGTCTATGAATTCGTTAAACTCGACAGCGGGTCTACTGTTTCGTTTTCTGTCACAAAATTAAATCCAACATTGGAATTGAAAATAGGGAATGGGGATATGGTGGAATAG